The nucleotide sequence ACGGGGGGTACGGCTACACCCAGGAATACCCCGCGGAGCGGGCCTACCGGGACGAGCGGATCAACCGGATCTTCGAGGGGACCAACGAGATCAACCGGATGCTCATCCCGGGCACCCTGCTCAAGCGCGCCCTGAAGGGGGAGCTTCCGCTGCAGGACGAGGTCATGAAGGCGGTCGGCCGCCTCTCCGCCCCGGCGGCCGATCCCCCGGCCGTCCCCTTCGGCGCGGAGAAGCAGCTCCTGCGCAACCTGAAGGACGCCTTCCTCGTGCTGGCGGGCGCGGCGGTCCAGCGGTTCGCCGCGAAGCTCAAGGACGAGCAGGAGGTGCTGATCGCGCTGGCCGACCTGGCCATCGGCGTCTTCGCCCTCGAGAGCGCCATCCTGCGGGCGGAGCGGATCGCCGCTTCCGGGAACGCGATGCGGACGGAGCTTTCCGGCGCCGCGACGAAGGTGTTCGCCTTCCAGGCCCAGGAGGACTGCACCACCGCCGCGCGGCGCGCGGCCTTCTACATCGGCGAGGGGGCGATGCTGAAGACGCTGCTCACCGGCATCCGCCGGTCGGGGCGGTACGAAGCCGCGGGGCTCCTGGAGGCGAAGCGAATGCTCGCCGCCGCGACGCTCGAGAAGGAGCGCTACCCGATCTATTGATGATTTCGGCATGAATTCGGCCCGGAACGCCACTACAATGGAGAAACTTCGGTTCCGGGGGTCGGAGATGCGGAAACTCGTCGTCGCGCTGGGGATCCTGCTGTTGTCGGCACAGGCGTACGGGGTGGAGATCGCCGGGGTGGATATCGCCCCGACGGTGACGATCGGGCAGAAGGCGCTCGTCCTGAACGGGGCGGGCATCCGCAGGAAATTCGTGATCAAGGTGTACGTCGGGGCGCTCTACCTGGAGCGGAAGGCGTCCTCCGTCGAGGAGCTGCTCAAGGACCCCGGCGACAAGCTCGTCCGGATGCGCTTCGTCCATTCGAAGGTGGAGAAGGAGAAGATCGTCGAGGCGTTCGCCGAGGGGATCGGGAACAACTCTCCCGCGGTAGCGCCGACCCCGGACGCGAAAACCTTCCTTTCCTGGATCCAGTCCGATTGCATGGCGGGAGACACGGTGGACGTCTTCATGGGCTCCGACGGGACGGTATCCGCCTCGCACAACGGCAAGGCGCTGGGGACGCTGCGCAATCCGGCGCTGGCGCGTGCGGTGCTGCTGATCTGGTTCGGAGAGAAGCCCGCGGACGCGGGGCTTGCCAGGGGGATGCTCGGGAAGGGGTGAGCCGGCCCGGGATTTCCGTCCGGGTCACCGGGAGATGCCGTAGTACTCCACGATCCGCTTCCGGAACTCCTGGATGTCCCGCTCGAGG is from Thermodesulfobacteriota bacterium and encodes:
- a CDS encoding chalcone isomerase family protein, whose amino-acid sequence is MRKLVVALGILLLSAQAYGVEIAGVDIAPTVTIGQKALVLNGAGIRRKFVIKVYVGALYLERKASSVEELLKDPGDKLVRMRFVHSKVEKEKIVEAFAEGIGNNSPAVAPTPDAKTFLSWIQSDCMAGDTVDVFMGSDGTVSASHNGKALGTLRNPALARAVLLIWFGEKPADAGLARGMLGKG